In Candidatus Binataceae bacterium, a single window of DNA contains:
- a CDS encoding phosphoglycerate kinase → MPAQPITALDLNTKKVLVRCDFNVPLREGKITDTERIDASMDTIRYVLEKGGSAVLCSHLGRPKERSPELSLKPVAEYLSTLLGKKVALAPDCIGEVSGRMVETLKPGEAILLENLRFHPEEEANDRDFAHELARGKQVYINDAFGSAHRPHASTVGVTKFIPIRAAGFLMMRELEALRAVMDNPERPAIAILGGAKVSDKIGVIKSFIQRLDAILIGGAMAYTFLKAQGTPIGKSRVEEDKLDLARELLTEARSKNKRIVLPIDHVVALAPDAVASIAVMTDIPADMIGLDIGPATVDAFIAEIARARTVIWNGPLGFFEIPEFSHGTMRVGEALANQPGVKSLIGGGDTAAAVGHQPWAKQFTHISTGGGATLEFLEGIELPGVKALEG, encoded by the coding sequence ATGCCGGCGCAGCCGATCACCGCATTGGATCTGAACACCAAGAAGGTCCTCGTGCGATGCGACTTCAATGTGCCGCTGCGCGAGGGCAAGATCACCGACACCGAGCGAATCGACGCGAGCATGGACACGATTCGCTACGTCCTCGAAAAGGGCGGCTCCGCTGTGCTCTGCTCGCATCTCGGGCGCCCCAAGGAACGCTCGCCTGAACTGAGTCTCAAGCCGGTCGCTGAGTACCTCTCGACGCTGCTCGGCAAGAAGGTCGCACTGGCGCCCGATTGTATCGGCGAGGTCAGCGGCAGGATGGTCGAGACGCTGAAGCCGGGCGAAGCGATCCTGCTCGAAAACCTGCGTTTTCATCCCGAGGAAGAAGCCAACGATCGCGACTTCGCGCATGAGCTCGCGCGCGGCAAGCAGGTCTATATCAACGACGCATTCGGCTCGGCCCATCGCCCGCACGCCTCGACGGTGGGCGTCACGAAGTTTATCCCGATACGCGCCGCGGGCTTCCTGATGATGCGCGAGCTCGAGGCGCTGCGCGCGGTGATGGACAATCCCGAGCGGCCCGCGATCGCCATCCTTGGCGGCGCCAAAGTCTCAGACAAGATCGGCGTTATAAAAAGCTTCATCCAGCGCCTCGATGCGATTCTTATCGGCGGCGCGATGGCTTACACGTTCCTCAAGGCCCAGGGCACGCCGATCGGCAAATCCCGCGTCGAGGAAGACAAGCTCGATCTCGCGCGCGAGCTGCTCACCGAAGCGCGCAGCAAGAACAAGCGCATCGTGCTGCCCATTGATCACGTGGTAGCGCTGGCCCCCGACGCCGTCGCGAGTATCGCCGTCATGACCGATATTCCCGCCGACATGATTGGCCTCGATATCGGACCCGCGACCGTCGATGCGTTTATAGCGGAAATCGCGCGCGCCAGGACGGTCATATGGAACGGCCCGCTCGGTTTTTTTGAGATTCCCGAATTCTCGCACGGCACGATGCGCGTCGGGGAAGCGCTAGCGAACCAACCCGGCGTCAAATCCCTGATCGGCGGGGGCGACACGGCGGCAGCAGTTGGCCATCAGCCGTGGGCCAAGCAGTTTACTCACATCTCGACCGGCGGCGGCGCGACCCTCGAGTTCCTCGAGGGCATCGAGCTGCCGGGCGTCAAGGCTCTGGAAGGATAG